CAATATCGGAATCTTTATTAACAATAAAGATAGACTTATAAGAATCAACGAGTTCTTCGGTTGGAGAACCATCATCATTTACACCATAGCGCTGCGCCTGTAACATCACATCTGCCGATCCTTTTTCTTTAGCTAGTACATATGCTGTTGGTGGTAAAAATCCGATATCAACTTGTTTTGAATCCATTGCTTCAATGATAGTGTTGTAGTCGGTCGATACACTTACTTCAACAGGAATATCTAATTCATCACTAAGCAACTTTTCCAAAGGCTTTGCTTTGGCCTCTAACGTATCTGCATTTTGCGAAGGTACAAATTGTACAGACAGCTCTTCCAATTTTTCCTCGCCTTTTTCTGCATTCGCGTTATCACTTTCATCTCCACAAGCAGATAATAGCCCCATGGATAATACTAAAGATAGTCCTATAAATTTTGCTTTTTTCAAGCTTATTACCCCCTCATTTGTATAGAAATTAGAATGCCTTTTCCAATACACTAAGCATATTTTGTTCAAATCATTTCATTGACTTGTTTTATGTACCTCCGTGTACGTATAATTTGGTGAAATTGGTTAGCGTTGCAGAAATATTCTTTATGTGGCATGATGCCTCTGACCAAGCACTCTTATTATTAATTGTACAAAATAATTATTTTGCTACTGTTAATTAGCTGTAAAATAAATGTAATTTTATCTAAACTAGTAAATCCATGCGAGTGAAACTTTGTGGAACTTTATCCGTAATATTTAGAACAAGGGGGAAAAGAATGCGTACCTATTATTTAAAAGATGTCATCTATTTTTCAAGTAAAAAAGCAATCCCGGTAACAACGGACATAAATGAAATTGGATATATACGGAAAACCATTTCAGATACACTCGAAAAAGATAGTGTGTTTTCATATATAAGTGCTGATGAACAGGATTATTTTGTGTTAGGGATGAAGCAAAATGGCTGGAAACGACTGGTATTAGCAGAGTATCAACTATGTACAGAATCCATTCAATATGATTTTAAAGATAAATTGGGAAGCAACATCCTTTATTTCTGTGTTGTGGGGAATATGGATGGTCAAGATATTTTAATTGAAGAAAACTGGTCTGGAGATTTAGAGATAAAGGTAAACAAACTTAGAGTGGCTAAGATTAAAATCGGAACATTTAGCCTGAAGACAACCTTTCAATTTGAAGATACAGTTGAAGAAAATAGCCCCATATTTGCGCTTACTATTTTGATGTATTTTATGTTTAAAATATATCAAGAAGAAGCTGAATGGGTGGAGGGGCTACTTGATATATAACATGTAAAAGAAGAGAGTTCTACAAGTGAGTAAATGGATTTGTTAAAGTTAAATTAATCAATTGCATCAATAATACATTTTCGCTTTCAAAACTAATAGTACTAAATGAAAGAGGTGAGCTGCGTTGTCATTTGAATAAAACGTCCAATCGATTAATTCTCTCCGCTATTTAGTATGGGAGCAGAAGGTAGTTTAGGAAGTTCTACGTGGATTGGCGGCATGATACCATTTCTATGCGTGAGCCAATATCCCTTTCATATTGGCGTCTTGGCTCGTAAATCATATCCGCCGAGGCTCCATGTCAAACTGACTACGAATCTCTCTTTTGGTTATGCTTCCAACATCAAATAGCGAGGAGTCAGCTATTTTAACTGAATTAACTTTGTGACTATGCAATTTTCATCTATTGCAGAGACCAACAATGTAGCTCATGCAGTTGTACCGAATTTAATAATTTTTGTCACGGAGTCGATTTTGTCGTATATCTCTGTCCAAATTTTCACAGACTTATCTACTTTTCCTATAGTCATATAGAAGCCAGCTTCACCATTTCTATATTGTATTTAAACCACAGGGTCTTAATTGTTTTCTTCCGTATCGCTATTTCCCACTCAAACTGATATTCTTTTTGTATATTAGCTGGTCGGTTGATCGGATAATTGACCATCATCTAGATTTTCTCCAATGTGAGTTATCAGCTTAATCATCCTTTATTCATAAATACCTTTGAATTTCATCTAGTTTTTTTAGCTGTTCTTTAGGGTAACCTTCCGCCTCGCTATATTTTTGTACCATTTCGATACTTCCTTAATTTACTTATTGTAATCTTCAAATTCCTCCGTTGAGAGAACTTCTTCTGCAGTTGCAAGTTACATTTCATCTGCATTTGCTAGTACGAAATGCTGATTGTAAAAAAATAATTATATAAATACCTTATGTGACAAAAAGACATTCTTTAGTCTTTTTAGCTGTTAAAAAATCTGGGTTAGCAGTGACATCTACGATTTTCCATTATTAATATATCGCATACTGCCCGTTCGTAGAAGTATGATCTGATACTAAGGTAGTATATCTTACTCATTTATCTCTCCATCATATGCTAGGAAATGGTCTCTACCTTCCTTAAAATCATTGTAAGTGTTCCGCATATAGTCTCTGGCTAAGGAAATGGCTTATTTATTTAATAATGTACTTAACTGTTCCGAGCTGAAGTGGGCAATACACATTGATATAGTTAGGTATGCAACCAGTTATTGTATGGCTCATTCCTTATGAACAAAGGCTCGGGGCGCCCGTTTAGCAACGAGCGAATGGAACGAATCAACTAAAGATTTAGGAATCATGCCACTAAAAACAGGGGTATGCCGACGCCTGAGCGGCAAGCCCGTTTTTAGTCGACCTTCCCCTTAGCGACGAACTGATGAGGCCTTATCGTAGGGCGCATTTCTAAAGTCGCATCGTTGCTGGCGATGGAGCCGGACGTGGCTAGTCGGTTATTTCGTTATCCTCAAGCACATCATTTTATGCTTTCCTATCTTTTTAAAAAGCTTTTTAAAGCTTCTCGGTTCTTCTCTAAATCCAGTTCCAGCACTGCAGCATTATCGCCCCCGATTAACACACGAGTGTTTCTGTACCCGTCATTAACGGGAATACGGAGGGTTTCAATTTTGCTGTCTTCTTTGATAAAGCTGGTTGCTACGGATAAAACCAATCTTTCTTCCACGTTGGTATCAATATATGGTTGAATAGTGCCTACCATTTGTGGAAAATGTGTAATACCAGTGAAACTGATAATATTTTCCGCAAGAACTTTTATAACTTCTTGTTGTCTATTAACTCTTCCAAAGTCACCTTCTGCGTCATGCCGAAAACGAACATAACCAAGCAGTTCCTTGCCATGCAGAGTTTGTTTACCCTGTGACAGAGACACACCGATGTTTTTTGACATATCTTTTTCAACATCAACTTCGATTCCGTCAGGGAATGCTTTATCAATCATTTTTGTGAATCCTTTAAAGTCAATTTGTGCGTAATATTGAATATCTACATCAAAATTCTCCTTGATGGTTTTACGCATTAATTCAGGACCTCCCAGTGCTTCTGCTGCGTTTATTTTGTTCATGCCATATCCAGGGATATTGACATAGCTGTCCCGCATGATAGAAACGATTTTTGGTGTCTTAGTTTCCTGATCGTATTGCGCAATCATGATGCTGTCGGATCTGGGATGCTTTTCTCCCCTAGAGTCAACACCCAATAGTAGAACATTGATATTACCAAATTTGTCCTTTACCCCATTAAACTCAATATCTAATTTTTGGTTAGAGCCAACATCAGCCTCAGAAGCACTCAACGCAGATTCATACTGCCAATACGCATACCCAATTACGCTTACGAATAACACAAGCATTCCGGCTATTATTAGGAAAAATATATTCTTCTTTCTTAGTTTGCGTTTTTTTATTGTTACTCTCTTTTTGTCCAATTAATATTCCTCTTTCCCTCTTACGCAGTGATTCTTTTTTATCTATGATAAACATTTAGTACCCAATTTTTCTTACACTCAATAAAGACTCTTTAGCTTTTAGACTCATTTTTCTTCAATCATTGATAGCAATACCTTTTCCATCACTTCCTTAGATAATAAATCCGCACTCATAATAATCTCATAGCCTTGTTCCGGAATCGTTACTCTCATCTCATGTATATTACTATCAACATAGCTGCCATAATCAAAATCATATCCATTAAGCTGATATGAATCGATTTTGTCAAAGTGCTTTGTCCAGTTTTTCTCAGTCTTACCTATTTTTCCTATAATCGTATAGAAGCCAAATTCTCCTTCACTTTCCCTATATTGTATTTCTACCACAGGATCTTCTCCTATATGCTCTTCCCCCGTTGTCGCTGTTTCCTCCTCCAACTCATATCCTTTTGGTATAAATGCTGGCCGGTTGATTGGATAATTGACCATTTTTTGTGCTTCCTCCAATGTATGGGTTGTCAGCTTTCTTATCCTTTCTTCATAACCCTCTATCTTCGATTGAATTCTATCCAACTTTTTCATCTCTTCTTTATTAGGAAACCTTCTGTTTTCCGCTACTATTTTTGTATCGATTTCAACGTCTTCTTTAGTTAGCTGACTATAATCTTCAAATTCTTCTTTCGAAAGAACTTTTTTCGCCAGTTCCAAGTGACGTTCCATTCTTGGAACATACTCTTTTACATTGGGATGATTTTTTTGAAGCTGCTCACCTGATCCAAAAATCTTTCCTATCAAAGTTCCATCTGCATCTGCTATGTAAGAATTGCCAATTGTAAAAGTTGCTCCCAAAATCATTAATGAAGCTGCCACTCCGATTAACCATTTGGGATATCTTTTCCTTTTCTTTCTTTTGTGTTTCACTTGCCTGATTCCCAGCTTTGCCCTTGCATGTAACTCTTTGGGAATTTCAATCTTTTCAAGTTCGCGTTTTATATCATTGCTCATAGATATCCTCCTTATTTAACTGCTTACGCAGCTTTTCCAAAGAACGGTATAAAATCGTTTTCACTGTGCCAATAGGCATATCTAATATGCCTGAAATTCTGTTTATGGTATAATCAGCATAAAACTTTAGCAACAAGACACTCTTTTCATTTTCATTTAAACCTTCAATCAATTCTTTAAGTGTCATTTGAAGGGGCACATCGTGCTCATTAGCGCACATGATATCTATGTGATCCGGCCTTAAATGAACTATATTCTTCTTTTTTCTTAGCTGATTTATAGCAGTATTAATCGCAATTCTAATCAACCAAGATTTAAAATACTCCGGTTGCTTCAGTGTTTTTATTTGATCAAATGATTTGTATGCTGTCTCTTGAACAATGTCCAGTGCATCTTCCTGATTTCTAACATACATATATGCCATTCTATAAATATCTTCTTCGTATTTTTTAAAAAGAATGATATACGCTTTTTCATCACCTTTTTGTGCTTTCTTTACTAGCTGGTTGATAATTACCACCTCTACATATGTATCTACCTTTTCTTTTATTGGATACTACCAATTATTCTCTTATTTACACGACTATATATCACCTATATGTATCCAGCTGCATATCCTTTAAAAGATTAAGTGCGATTTTTTTTACTGTATATATCGACTTGTTTTACCCAATGCATTGCCAGCCAATCCATCCACAATTGACCATCTATATATTAGACAATTTACCAAGTTGTTTGGCTTTAAAAAAATTAAAAAAATATAACAAAAAATAAATGAATATAAAACAGGGGTATATTGGATGTTAAAAATTGGAGTCAATCAAATTAATGCAGTTCATTCTTATTATAACCCTAATTAATCTCCTTTTTCATATGTTGCTTGTTTGCAAACAACAAGCTCATTCCCTTTCAACCAAAGTGTTAAAGTACTGTAAAATTTCTGCTAAACCTTCTTAAAAATGCTTTAGTGTATTATCTTTTGAAAAATTTGCATGAACCTTCATTATAAAATTGGCTTTATATAACACATTCATTGTGTCCTGTTTGAATTATTCATTTTTGTGTCACCCATGAATTATTTCAAAGTTAATAACAACATATTCTTTATATTCTAAGTACCACTTTAAAATTATTATTTTCAGAAAACAGATAGTATATCATAATGGGTTATACTTTCATCGCTTCTTATACACACTTAAAATAGAAATTAAAAAAGGATGTGTAAAATGATGTTTAATAATAAGAAACATGCAAATAGATTAATTAAAGAGAAATCACCATACCTTTTACAGCATGCATATAACCCTGTGAATTGGTACCCATGGTCTGAAGAAGCTTTCGCCAAAGCAAAAGAAGAAAATAAACCCATTTTCCTTTCTATTGGTTATAGTACATGTCATTGGTGTCATGTACACTAATGTATACTATAATAAATTAAAAAGAAGGCCGCCCTATTATATTATTAGGTCGGCTTATTTATTGAATTCGTTGAAATGCTTGTTATAGAATTTGTTAAAATTTTTAATAGCCACATTTGACGGTTTATTTGAAGTAACTTCTAGTTTAATGCCGTTTCTTTCAATAATTCGCACGTTCTTTTCATTTTTAAGTACCTTTTCACCCATCCTTTTCACCTGCTAACACAGCAATATTTAAATTCAACGCCAATTTATAAAAAGCTTTCCATCTGATTTTTGCATAAGTCCTTTCACTAACTGGCGGCTGAAACTTAAAACAGTACACATTATAATCCGTTAAGTACTCAGCTTCCTCCGACATGTACCTTTCTTCAATCAAAAAACGTTCCATTTTCGGCAATCGTCTCACCGAACGTTCTATTCGTTCACAATACTTCCTTATTCGTTCCTGTTCATCTACATTTTTCACTGCAATACTGCCTGTTTGATCACCAGGTATGTTACTTCTTCCTCCGCCTATATCATCAATATGTGATGTGGTAGATGCTTCTCGTTCAAAGGTTAAGTATTTATATATGCGATATTTTTCCAATGCAGCTTCAACTGCTTTTTGCGTTGCTTTTCTATCTAATTCGGGAAGTTCAAAACTCAATAGATGTTCCCCCTTTAAGAGGTTTTGCCCTGGTTTCCCAGGGCGTTGTTATTTAATCTAGCAATAAGTCTGGGTCGCTTAAATCAGGATCATCAAAAGTAACTTCATCAGGTTCACCTGTAGGAAGATCATCTATACTGACTTGTCCTTCCACTACTTCGACTGTTCCATCATTGTTCACACTATAATCAATGCCCTCATGTGGATCCATGTCCTCAAATTCTTCAATAGACATTTGCGATGGTTCTAATAATAAATCAACATGGCTACCAGCAAGCGTGTAAAGCTTAATAATCTCGCTATCGCCTTTAACGTTAAACTTGAGTACAGTCTTTTTACTATCACGTTGTAAGGTTTTAAACTCAGCTGTTATTCTGTCCACTTCGCTGTTTTTGACCTCTAGCAAGGCAATGTTACCTGCTAATTGCACTAACTCATCGGAGTGCTGCAATTCATCACCTTGCACATGGAATTCCAGTATCTCTTTTTTGTCATCCTTTTGCATTTTCTTGAAAAGAACACTTAAATTTATTTTTGACATTTATATTCTCCTTTGCATATAGATGTGGCTTTAATTCGGCTTGTTCTGTGCGTTTTTATATTAATCTAGTATTAAATATCATCACGACAACAAAATCTCTTAAAATGGCTTAAAACAACTTTTATAGTTATCCGGCTTTAACGTTATGTAAAACCTCAGCTTGATAACTATGGGCAACTTTTCGTTCAACCAAAGCTTTAGCTATTTGGGCCATAATGTAGGCATCGACAATGTTGTCGCTACTATGCACAAAGCCATAATGCTCTTTAACAGCTGCCATTACAGCTTGTTTCTTTTCCTTCCCTTTTAGGCGCTT
This genomic interval from Virgibacillus pantothenticus contains the following:
- a CDS encoding LCP family protein, with protein sequence MDKKRVTIKKRKLRKKNIFFLIIAGMLVLFVSVIGYAYWQYESALSASEADVGSNQKLDIEFNGVKDKFGNINVLLLGVDSRGEKHPRSDSIMIAQYDQETKTPKIVSIMRDSYVNIPGYGMNKINAAEALGGPELMRKTIKENFDVDIQYYAQIDFKGFTKMIDKAFPDGIEVDVEKDMSKNIGVSLSQGKQTLHGKELLGYVRFRHDAEGDFGRVNRQQEVIKVLAENIISFTGITHFPQMVGTIQPYIDTNVEERLVLSVATSFIKEDSKIETLRIPVNDGYRNTRVLIGGDNAAVLELDLEKNREALKSFLKR
- a CDS encoding sigma-70 family RNA polymerase sigma factor, coding for MVIINQLVKKAQKGDEKAYIILFKKYEEDIYRMAYMYVRNQEDALDIVQETAYKSFDQIKTLKQPEYFKSWLIRIAINTAINQLRKKKNIVHLRPDHIDIMCANEHDVPLQMTLKELIEGLNENEKSVLLLKFYADYTINRISGILDMPIGTVKTILYRSLEKLRKQLNKEDIYEQ
- a CDS encoding ArpU family phage packaging/lysis transcriptional regulator — its product is MSFELPELDRKATQKAVEAALEKYRIYKYLTFEREASTTSHIDDIGGGRSNIPGDQTGSIAVKNVDEQERIRKYCERIERSVRRLPKMERFLIEERYMSEEAEYLTDYNVYCFKFQPPVSERTYAKIRWKAFYKLALNLNIAVLAGEKDG